The genome window GCAAGACAAGCGTTATGGACCAAATGGTGATTTAGTGAATCTGAGAAGATCAATGGTAAAACCTTTACAAGATCAAATTTATAATGCGACAAAAGAAGTTGCTGATAAAAGAGGTTATGGTTTCGTATTTGATAAAGGAAGTGATTTAATCATGATTTACACAGATCCAAAGTTTGACATAAGTAGAGAAGTATTAATGACTTTAAGACCAGAATTGAAACCAAATAATTCAAAAACATCAACTTCTGGAAATAATAAAACTAGTAATAGTAGCAATAAAACAAGAAAATAAATTTTAAAAAACAAATTAGACTAGAAATGAAACAAATTAGATTGATAGCAGTATTTACAATGATGGTTTTCGGAAGCGTTTTATCTTTCGCTCAAGAAATTGCACATATTGATACGCAAGCAGTAATTGAATCAATGCCAGCATACAAAAAAGCTGAAGCAGACTTAGAAGCATTAGGAAAAGGTCACCAAACTAAAATTGAAGCTTTACAAGCAGAATATAAGGCTTTTATGGAAAAAGCACAAAAAGATTTAGCTGGTAAATCTCAAGAAGAAGCTCAAAAATTAAT of Empedobacter falsenii contains these proteins:
- a CDS encoding OmpH family outer membrane protein: MKQIRLIAVFTMMVFGSVLSFAQEIAHIDTQAVIESMPAYKKAEADLEALGKGHQTKIEALQAEYKAFMEKAQKDLAGKSQEEAQKLIAANKYQEKEQEMQKKYENYAKAAQDEMQAKEKALMDPIEKRVMDAINAAAAKKGVKYVLPAGVLVYKAGGYDLLNDVKKELGL